The window AACTATGTTTATCGCCCGGAATATTGCGGTAAACAACCATCTGCTGTCCATCGTAACGGTTTAACCCATCTTGTGTGCCAAACCACATAAAACCACGGCTGTCCTGCCGCGTTGCAAAAACATAACTGTTTGACAAGCCTTGCTCGATACTTATTTGCTTGAATTTTATTTCGGGCGCTTGTGTTTTACCATCTTTTGGGGATAAAAGGATTGTAAACAATACAAGCCCCCTAACCAAATATGTAAACCATCTGTGCGGTTTAATCATCACGATATAAAAAAAATTAATTTAGCTTTATGCTGTTTTTATACGATTGCATTTGAGTAAAGTTGGCATTAAGTAACATTTTATATATTTATTAAAAAATTGACACATAGGTACATAGGAATAAACACGTTAAAAACTGGTTCAGATTATTAAATTTAATAATACCCTTATGGCACGCATAGTCATTGTAGCTTACAAACCCAAACCAGGCAAAGCCCTGGAGTTGAAAGAACTCACCAAAACCCATGTGCCACGTTTAAGGGCCGAAGGGCTTGTTACTAACCGCGAAGCCGTAATTATGCAGGCAGCTGATGGCACTGTTATAGAAGTTTTTGAATGGTTATCGGCCGATGCCATCAGGCAGGCACATGCCAACCCCGTTGTACACCAGTTGTGGGCCGAATATGCAGAGGTATGCGACTATGTAAACCTAAACAGCCTTGCCGAGGCCGGCAACATGTTTGCAGAATTTAACGCTATTGATTAACAGACTAAAAAACGTGCTATCCAATTAAAACAAATTTTCCATATACCAACAAAGTTTGTGTTTTGTTGTTATGGTAGGGCTTGCACATAAAATATAAATAACGAATTTACTTTAACACCCGGAAATATGAAATTTAGCCTTTTACCAATCATTGCCATTTTAGCTTTTTGTTTTATCGGCCAACACTCGTTTGCCCATGAACAAAAAGATACCGTTAAAAGCAACACCGCTACCATTGAACCCGGCGAAGTACTACCGCAGTTTCCGGGTGGGCAGGATAAGCTTACCGCGTTTATCAAATCAAAATTAAGGCCTGTAAAAGGCGCGTCGGGCAAGGTTTTGGTTTATTTTGTTGTGGAGAAGACCGGAAAGCTAAATCATATTAAAGTGATTAAAGGGCTGAGCGCCGAGGCCAATAAAGAGGCGGTACGTGTTATCAAGCTTTCGCCCAAATGGAAGCCAGGCTCGCAAAACGGCGTTGCGCGCAGGGTAGCCTATACCACGCCGGTTACTTTCAGTTAAAATCGGGCGTTTAAAAACTTTCATTCAGTTAACATAACCGCTTTTTTAATTATGAAGCAAGTACTTAGCGCTGTTACCATCGCTGCTAAAAATTTGCAGCAACTAAGGCTATTTTATACCGGTGTTTTAGACTGGGAAATACTCACCGAAAACGAAAGCGTTTTAATGCTGAAGTTGAAAACAGTTGTACTTACATTATGCACCGAAGCGGTGTTTGCCGGTTATACCGGGATACCGCCGCGCGGCGAAAAGCATACCGGTTGTTATTTCACCATCAATCTTGATTCAGCAAAGGAGGTGGACGATAATTTCATGGCATTGGCCAGCTTAAAAACCACCATTGTAAAAATGCCCGCGCAAACATTTTGGGGCGGATACAGCGGCTTTTTTACCGACCCGGAAGATAATTTGTGGGAACTGTGCCACAACCCCATACCCGGTACAAGGGCCTGACCTATCTATTTAAAATGAAAATTCTCGGCCTTTAACCGCTTCTGCATTTCCTGTTTATAATTGCGACCAATGGGTAATTCGTGCCCGTTTACTTCTACACTATAGGCGTAAAAAGAACTGATGTGCGCAATAGCTACAATAAAAGACCGATGTGCACGCACAAACTTATTTTCGGGCAACATACCCTCCAGCAGGCTTATTTTTTGTTTGCTGATATAAACGTTACCGGTAGTTATCACCTTAACGTAATCACGCAGGCTCTCAACCCATAAAATATCATTTACATTTATTTTAATGGTTTTACGCTCAACCTTCAGGTACAGGAATGCTTCGGTATCGCCGCCAAACTTTTCATAACTATGGCCTGTGCCTGCATTATTGCCGCTAAGCTGGTAAACTTTATCAATGGCCCGCATAAACCTGTCAAGCGGAATGGGTTTAACCAAATAATCAACCACATTTAAATCAAAGCCATCAAGGGCATACTGGCTGTAGGCCGTTGTAAAAATAGTTTTGGGCGGGTTTTTAAGGGTTTTTAAAAAATCAATCCCGGTTATACCGGGCATCTGGATATCCAGAAACATTAAATCAACAGTTTTTTGCTGCAACAACTGGAAAGCCTGAATAGCATTGTAGCATTTACCCACAATCTCCATATCATCAAAATTGCGCAGGTAATTCTCCATCACCTCAATGGCATATGGCTCGTCGTCAACTATGAGTATACGCAATTTCATGGGTAGTTATTTGAGATGGGGTTTGAGGCGCAAAGTTGAGTCGGACGTCAAGCACAGCCAAAAAAGTATCATGGTCGTCCATTATTTTAAGGCTGTGGGTGGTTGGATATATCAATTCCAGCCGTTTTCTAAGGTTTTGCAGCCCGATGTTACCGGTTTTACCGGCGCCTTTATTTGCGCCTGCTGCTTTACTGTTTGATATTTTGAGTTTAAGTTCATCGCGCATAACATATAAATTGATATTTATCCAGGCATCGCCCATTTGCTCGCCGGCGCCATGTTTAAAAGCATTTTCAATAAGCGGCAACATCAGCAACGGGGCTATCAGCTTGCCATCGGTATCGCCGTAAATATTAAAATTAATATCCAGCCTGTCTTCATAGCGCAGCTTTTCCAGGCTTATAAACTGCTGCAGCATTTTTATCTCCTGGCTTAACAATACCTCGCCGGTATTGCATTCATATAGCATGTAACGTAAAATATTACTCAGGTTAAGGATCAGCTGCGGCGACTTTGCAGATTGGTTTAAGCTTAAAGCGTAAAGGTTATTTAGCGTGTTAAATAAAAAGTGAGGGTGTACCTGCGCTTTTAGTGCATTTAGCTCGGCCTGTAAAGTGGCTTGTTTACGCTGATACCACATTTTAAACAACTTAATGGCCAAAACAAAGCCTATTACCAGGTTGGTCCCCTTTAATGCGTTAATCATGTTTTGTAAATCAAACAGCTTCATTAAAAACGGCCGCCGCGAGGCTTCAAAATAGTCGCCTTCGGTAACATGCATCATCCGGATGGTATAGGGGGTTACAAACAAAATACCAACTATGCGGGTAACAACAACCGACAATACAAACACTCCTAACGCCAGGCAACCAAACTTTAAATACCTGCCCGGAAACAGGTATTTAGGGATAAGCCAGCCGGCTATTGCATAATAATAGGCTATTTGGATGGGCATAAAAATAAGGTTGTTGCGCAGCGATACCATGAAATTGGTTTGTACCGAATACATCATGATAATAATAAAGCTCACCGTTAGCCAAAATAATATGTGCTGCAGGGGCCTTGGCATTTTAAAATGGGCAACATCTAAATCAGCAAGCTGTTTCATATAGCTAAATTACTTATAGTCAATTAAAAGAGTGAACTATTTGGTGTTCCTGTCGACGGATGACATGTCTGCGTCGACAAAATGCATTAAAATAGTTTTATCCGGCATGCTTTTGCATATAAATGAAACCTGTGCCTGCAACAAGTCCGTTTGTACGTGGTATCCTGCTATATGACGCTGTTAGTTTATAAAGTGTTACCCGGCCTATAATTTAGTTTTCGGATTTAAAAATAAACAACATGAAAAAGACTGTATTAACACTTGCCATTATTTGGATGGCGGCTACAGGCAGCATAGCCCAAACAAAAACCAGTAATACCGCTACCTGGGTTGTAGAAAGCAACCTTAACCACCCGGGCATACAAACGGTAAGGTTTTATGATAGTGATAAGCACCTTATTTACACCGAAACCATTAAAGCCCGCATAAATGTGAGCAACAAAAAGGTACAGCGAAAGCTTAATAGCATGCTGGATATTTTAATGACAACCGGCAAACCGGTAAACGACAGCAACCTGCTTGCGGCATCTTTTAAAGTAAAAAAGAACTAACGCGCACAACAGATTTGAGAGATGTTGATTTGCCCTAAAAATTATATAAAGATGCTTTTTAATTATACTCAGGGGAGCGCGAGGCGACCCTGTTTATTTTCACCGATGCATTAATTAAAAGCAAAAAAGGCAAACCTGTTATAAGTCTGCCCTTTTTTTATGTACCAATATATAGTGAAGCCTTTAACGGCTGCTTGTTTTTGTAGTGTTTGTTACCTATAGTTCTTAATTATCCTACGCCTTGATTTGTAATCTGTTACGCCAACAGGATACCGGGCTTTCAGCCTTGAGCATTCTGCTTTAAGCTTTACTATTACCTGTAAATGATGGTTAATATCTGGTAAGTACCAAAGTACAATTGCAGTAACCTGCTTTTTATGAGTTCGAGGTTTTGCTTTTTCATGACCGTATTGTTTGATTGACATGTCAAAGGTACTGCGCGTAGCAGGGCGCATCAATCTCAATAAATCGGTTTTAACAACCAATTTTTCCTGAGGCCGGTTATTACCGTCAGTCGATAGTCATAACGGTGATTTGGGCAAGATAAATTGGAGAGAATTTTATTGAAGCTGTTTAAACTCCGAAGGATTATTACCGGCAAAGCGTTTGAAAAAACGACTGAAATGCGAGCTGCTATCAAAGTTAAGCCGCTCGGCAATTTCTTTGATACTCAAACCCGATGAAGATAGCAGGTATTGCGCCTCCAGGTACATCCGGTTATGGATAACGTGCAAGGCGTTTTGGCCGGTCTCGGCCTTCACAATTTCGGTTAAATATTTTGCCGAAATAAACAAGGCATCGGCATATTCCTGCACCGTTTTAAGAGTTAGAAACTGATCCTCAACCAGCTTCTTGAATTTATAAACCAGCTGATATTGTTTACTCAGGTGGCGGGTTGAATGCAGCAAGCAGTTTTCACAAGCCCGGTTCATTTCGTAAAGTAAATCTGTTAACAGCAACCGTAGGATGGGTAAGTGAAAAGCGCCTTTCTCCCGGCTTTCGTCGCTTATTTTTTCATAAAGGGCTTTTAGTGAAGCACAGCTTTTTTGCGACAGGCCATAAATTGGCGGGTAATCGGGGTTTACCTCCAGCAGGTTATCCAGTATATTTTCTTTAAGCAGGTTATTGATCAGGAATTCTTTTTTAAACAATACCTCGTACAATAACAAATCGGGCGAGGCATCTTCAAAAGAAGTTATAAACTGGGGCGATACCAGGTGGATAGAATTGGTATACACCTCGAACACAAAATGGCCGATTGTTTTTTTACAGCTGCCCCTTAAACATAAAATAACCGAGTAATAATCTGTTTTAACAGGCAGTCCATGAGTAAGGCCAGGGTGGTTATTGAGCACAGCAAAATCGTCCTGGTTCCAGCCATCGTTAATTATTCCAAAATCGGGCGCGCGATCACCTGCCGATGCCAGGTGCTTTTTTAGCGTTGATGGAATATCTAAAACGGTGATCTTATCGCTCATAAATTAGGTTTATTCCTGCTCAACCCAGTTGCCGTCGTCTTTTATGATGCCAATAAGCTCATCCAAAGCGTTTGCCGCGCTGATGTTTTTCTTTACGGCTTCTTTACCACGGTAAAGGGTGATTTTATCGGTACCCGAACCAACGTAGCCATAATCAGCATCCGCCATTTCGCCGGGACCATTTACGATGCAGCCCATAATACCAATCTTCAAGCCTTTAAGGTGACTTGTGCGGCTACGGATCATCTGCGTTGTAATCATCAAATCAAACAAGGTACGTCCGCAGCTTGGGCAACTGATATATTCTGTTTTGGAAATGCGCGAACGTGTAGCCTGCAAAATACCAAAAGCCGTAGAAGTGATCACTTTGGTATCAACCCCGGGGGCATCAATCCAAATGCCATCGCCAAAGCCATCAACCAATAAAGCGCCAAGGTCAGTGGCGGCAAATAGTTGTAGGTTTTGAGTTTTGAGTGCCGAGTTTTCGTGTTCCGACTCTATACTCATAACTCCAAACTCATAACTCCTTTTTACTATAACAGGCACATCCAAACCCAGCTCTTCCATTTTGAAGAAGAAGCCGCGTTGGTCGGCCATGCCGTGCAGCGCATTGGTTTCTAAAACAAACACCAGCGAATTATCAAACGGTAACGAGCCAAAATCTTCCGAATCAATATCCTCCGGAAACAGTTTCACCAGGTTTAATGCTGATGTTTTGTTGGTGGCTGCGATATATTCTTTCAGCGTAAACAACGGGTGACAAAGGGTTTTATCGGCCAGTTTTAACCAGGTTTGGTAGTTATAAAGCTGTTTTAAGTTACCCGGCAAGTTAAACGACGGCAACTCATCTGCCAGGTAAACAAAATCGACCGATTGCTCGGCCATGTTATATTTATCCAGCAAGGGCGAGTAGATATAACCGGCATCGGCCATAATACCAGGATCTTTCAGGTTCTTTTTTGACAGATCGAGCACCACCCTTGGCACCATATGCCCGCCAATGAAAGCGTTGGCCTCGTAGGTGTGGCGTTTTTTGTATTCGTAGGGACTATGCGTTTGAGGCGAAAGGTGAAAGGTAAAAGGTAAAAGGTTTTTATCTGTAATAATCTCATTGCCTTTTGCCTTTAACCTTTCGCCTTTAACCTCCTTCTCCCTCAAAGAGTATCGTTTCACCAACTCGATAGCTACGGGTGCTTCTGCCTCCGGTTCTTCGGTTAGGGATACCCGTACGGTATCGCCCAGGCCGTCTTCCAATAAGGTGCCTATGCCTACGGCTGATTTAATGCGGCCGTCTTCGCCGTCGCCGGCTTCGGTTACGCCAAGATGCAGGGGATAGTTCATGCCTTCGGCAACCATGGTTTCTACCAGCAGGCGGTAGGCTTGCACCATCACTTGCGGATTGCTCGATTTCATGCTGATCACCAAATTATAATAATTCAGCGTTTCGCACATGCGCATAAACTCCATAGCCGATTCAACCATGCCCTGCGGGGTATCGCCATAACGGCTCATGATCCTGTCGCTTAAGCTACCGTGATTGGTGCCAATGCGCATGGCGGTGCCATACTCTTTACAGATGTTTACCAGCGGGGCAAATTTTTGGTAAATGCGTTCCAGTTCGCCCTGGTACTCCAGGTCGGTATAATCAATCTGGTCAAATTTCTTTTTATCAGCGTAGTTGCCGGGGTTTACGCGTACTTTTTCAACAATACGGGCAGCTACCTCGGCGGCATTTGGCGTAAAGTGAATATCGGCCACCAGGGGTACATTATACCCGCGGGCGCGAAGCTGCTTTTTTATCTCGGCCAGGTTTTTGGCCTCTTTAATACTTGGTGCGGTAATACGTACGTACTCGCAGCCGGCATCAACCATGCGGATAGATTGCTCAACCGTACCCATGGTATCCATGGTATCGGTAGTAGTCATGCTTTGTATGCGGATGGGATTATTACCACCCATAGGCACATCGCCAATATTTACCTCGCGGGTAACAAAACGCGAATATTGGGTTAACGAATTACAATAACGGCCTTGCAGCAATTTAACAGCATCAGTATTCATGCAGCGGATAATTAATAAGCTGCAAATTTAACGATTATGTTGGGGAATAAGTTGTTTGGATGTAAATGATAAATTAATGGGAGGTTAAATTATGATGAGGATAAAATTTATATTTTAGGGATGCCAAAAAATGCCGATTCAACAGAATTGGTTTTGGATAAATTGAGCTACAGGTTGGTGAGGGTGAATTAAATTGATTAATAGTGTCC is drawn from Mucilaginibacter ginsenosidivorax and contains these coding sequences:
- the ispG gene encoding (E)-4-hydroxy-3-methylbut-2-enyl-diphosphate synthase, with product MNTDAVKLLQGRYCNSLTQYSRFVTREVNIGDVPMGGNNPIRIQSMTTTDTMDTMGTVEQSIRMVDAGCEYVRITAPSIKEAKNLAEIKKQLRARGYNVPLVADIHFTPNAAEVAARIVEKVRVNPGNYADKKKFDQIDYTDLEYQGELERIYQKFAPLVNICKEYGTAMRIGTNHGSLSDRIMSRYGDTPQGMVESAMEFMRMCETLNYYNLVISMKSSNPQVMVQAYRLLVETMVAEGMNYPLHLGVTEAGDGEDGRIKSAVGIGTLLEDGLGDTVRVSLTEEPEAEAPVAIELVKRYSLREKEVKGERLKAKGNEIITDKNLLPFTFHLSPQTHSPYEYKKRHTYEANAFIGGHMVPRVVLDLSKKNLKDPGIMADAGYIYSPLLDKYNMAEQSVDFVYLADELPSFNLPGNLKQLYNYQTWLKLADKTLCHPLFTLKEYIAATNKTSALNLVKLFPEDIDSEDFGSLPFDNSLVFVLETNALHGMADQRGFFFKMEELGLDVPVIVKRSYEFGVMSIESEHENSALKTQNLQLFAATDLGALLVDGFGDGIWIDAPGVDTKVITSTAFGILQATRSRISKTEYISCPSCGRTLFDLMITTQMIRSRTSHLKGLKIGIMGCIVNGPGEMADADYGYVGSGTDKITLYRGKEAVKKNISAANALDELIGIIKDDGNWVEQE
- a CDS encoding helix-turn-helix domain-containing protein: MSDKITVLDIPSTLKKHLASAGDRAPDFGIINDGWNQDDFAVLNNHPGLTHGLPVKTDYYSVILCLRGSCKKTIGHFVFEVYTNSIHLVSPQFITSFEDASPDLLLYEVLFKKEFLINNLLKENILDNLLEVNPDYPPIYGLSQKSCASLKALYEKISDESREKGAFHLPILRLLLTDLLYEMNRACENCLLHSTRHLSKQYQLVYKFKKLVEDQFLTLKTVQEYADALFISAKYLTEIVKAETGQNALHVIHNRMYLEAQYLLSSSGLSIKEIAERLNFDSSSHFSRFFKRFAGNNPSEFKQLQ
- a CDS encoding energy transducer TonB, whose translation is MKFSLLPIIAILAFCFIGQHSFAHEQKDTVKSNTATIEPGEVLPQFPGGQDKLTAFIKSKLRPVKGASGKVLVYFVVEKTGKLNHIKVIKGLSAEANKEAVRVIKLSPKWKPGSQNGVARRVAYTTPVTFS
- a CDS encoding sensor histidine kinase, producing the protein MKQLADLDVAHFKMPRPLQHILFWLTVSFIIIMMYSVQTNFMVSLRNNLIFMPIQIAYYYAIAGWLIPKYLFPGRYLKFGCLALGVFVLSVVVTRIVGILFVTPYTIRMMHVTEGDYFEASRRPFLMKLFDLQNMINALKGTNLVIGFVLAIKLFKMWYQRKQATLQAELNALKAQVHPHFLFNTLNNLYALSLNQSAKSPQLILNLSNILRYMLYECNTGEVLLSQEIKMLQQFISLEKLRYEDRLDINFNIYGDTDGKLIAPLLMLPLIENAFKHGAGEQMGDAWININLYVMRDELKLKISNSKAAGANKGAGKTGNIGLQNLRKRLELIYPTTHSLKIMDDHDTFLAVLDVRLNFAPQTPSQITTHEIAYTHS
- a CDS encoding VOC family protein → MKQVLSAVTIAAKNLQQLRLFYTGVLDWEILTENESVLMLKLKTVVLTLCTEAVFAGYTGIPPRGEKHTGCYFTINLDSAKEVDDNFMALASLKTTIVKMPAQTFWGGYSGFFTDPEDNLWELCHNPIPGTRA
- a CDS encoding LytR/AlgR family response regulator transcription factor, which encodes MKLRILIVDDEPYAIEVMENYLRNFDDMEIVGKCYNAIQAFQLLQQKTVDLMFLDIQMPGITGIDFLKTLKNPPKTIFTTAYSQYALDGFDLNVVDYLVKPIPLDRFMRAIDKVYQLSGNNAGTGHSYEKFGGDTEAFLYLKVERKTIKINVNDILWVESLRDYVKVITTGNVYISKQKISLLEGMLPENKFVRAHRSFIVAIAHISSFYAYSVEVNGHELPIGRNYKQEMQKRLKAENFHFK